The genomic segment GGCACCGATACTGTTCACGTAATATGAAACGGTCTGACTGATTGCATTTTCCTCCGAAGTAGCTGAGTAAGTGGGAAGGGCTTGTATCATCAGCCATGCCGGATTATTCGTATATTCCACCGTCAGTTTGTTCGATTTGTCTTTGACGGCAAACAACCTGGTCAGGTCTATCGTCTTGATGCCTGGCTCATGCTGGGTGAATGGATAAGTATTCGTCACCAACTCTTTGTCCGGTAACACTGGCAGATAATGCTGTTCGCCGTCACTGAACGTCTTTCCCGTCGCCGTCACCTTACATATATATATAGGTGCAGCATCCGATGGCGGAATATCGAACAAGATACCTGCCGTCTCGCCTGCCTCTACATTAAACGGCAGACTTTGCGTATAGCAAATCTCTTCATTTTCAGGATTGATGAGTTCCAGTTTGGCTGTTCCGCTGAGTGCTTTCTCTGATGTGTTGAACAATTTGGCGGCAATCGTTGCCTTGTCACCGCTACGCAGGAAGCGTGGCATATTCGGCTGAATCATCACGTCCTTCTTGGCGATGGCTTCCGCTGTCAACAGTCCGTAATTGACGTCCTTGTCGTGGGCAAGTCCCATAAACTTCCAGGTCGTCACACTCTCCGGCAAAGTGAAACGCAAGACAACGTTCCCTTGTTCATCTGTCCGCAGTGCCGGAAAGAAGAATGCCGTCTCGTTGAGATTTTCGCGCACTTGCTCCTGGTTGTTTGCCTGATGCGTTTCTTCCTCATTGTCACTCGCTGCAGAATTATCTGCTGAAACTACGTCATACAACACCATCGAATCATCACCTGCCGATGCCATCTTTGCCGCCATTGGCTCTATCGACATTTCGTCTCTTACATCAACACCGCGTGCTCGCAGTCCTGACACCCGCGAACCATACATTTTGCGGAATGAAGAGTAGAAAGAGAACAACGAACTGTCAAACGAACTGAAATACAATCCATTGACATTCAAACTGCGATAGTTAGCCGCTCCCTGAACTGACAGGTAGGAGAACGATATTCCCTGCCAGAAAGTTCTGGCAGTAAATTGGCGCATTGACGGATAGAAACCCCAGCCATGACTCCTGATGTCGTCCAGCGACTTGTCGTAAAGAACAGCCATCAGTTGGGCATCTGCCGGCTTTCCATCCGGCTTGGTGATGCTGAGGTTCCATTCTTCCTGCTGCCCCGGTGTCAAGCGGTCGCGGAATGTATTCCACTTCAAGGTCAGACGCTTGTTGGGCAAGGGTTTTCTTATCGTTACATCATGCGTGTACATCTTTCCTTCCTTCACCCATGCGTAATTCAGCAACACGCCGTCACCATATTCTTCCTTGTAGGTCAACTGCTGTGTATGAATGGCATTGCTCAGATTGAATGCGCCACTCTCAAGCACCTTGTCGCCGGCTATCACGGAATAGAACACATGTACGTCTTTATCCGACGACCCCACTTGCACGTAAACGGGCTTTCCGTCGCGGCGGAACTCCGTTTCAGGAGCATAGAACCACTCGTGTGTCTCGATGCACGGGCGCTTGTCAGCCATGCTGAACAGCACGAACTTCTCCTCTATCGTGTCAGTGCCGCAGATGGCTTTCAGCGTGTGCTGACCGGACGACAGCGACCTGATGATACCTGAGATATTCACCAGTTCGTTTGCTTTCGCACGATAGACGTGCGAACTCCGGTCGATGTAATAGCGCACGTCGCCGGGAATTTCCTTTCCGGCAGCATTGCAATAGCTGAAATGCAGCGTCTTCGGACTGTCCTTTTCTATCTTTTCAGGCAAGTTGCAGGAGAAAGCTGTAGGCTTTGTTCCCAACGGGAGCGTCATTGTGCCTCGGTGCGTCTCGCCACCCACGTCGGTCACGTCGGCTGAGACTGTGAAACTATAGAAACGGGGCTGCTTGATATACGTCGGTTTTCCGTCCGCATCATCCATTTCCTCCATATCTTCTTCGGAGAGAATCATCGGAATCTCAACCTTAAATGCACCGTCATTATCGGTCAGCGTTTCACCCTCGACAAGCACTTCCGAGTCTGTGTCGTGATTACCATACCGCCACCACCAAAAGGCTTCGCGGCGGTCAACTTTATATTTCACCTTCGCCCCTTGTACCGGAACGCCGCTGTAGGTCTTGGCAAAAGCGGTCACCACCACCGTGTCGCCCACCGCATAGCGTTCGTTCACCTCTGGAAATTCCACCATAAACGTCGGGCGTTTGTATTCTTCCACATTGAAAGAGGCGGAGCCATAGCCGTATGCCTGTATCGTGAAAGCACCCGTGAGTCCCGACTGTGGCAAGACGAAATCGCAAGAGGCTGTTCCGAACTCGTCGGTCGTCACCGTCTTCTTTTCCACTTCCTTGTAGTTGGCATCTCTCAATGTCAGCACCACATTCTGACCGGCGACAACCGGCATCGTATTGTCCGGATAGCGCTTATGCAGGATAAAGCCGGCATGCACCGTCTGTCCCGGACGGTAAATAGCACGGTCGGTAAACACCCAACCGTCGGTATGGACGCTCTTGTCGGTATAGTAGGAATAATGACTTCTCAATGCTGAGTTCGGACATGACTTGTCCTGCTCCGTATAAGCCCACACTTGATAGGGCTTGGTCTTCTCATAAGTATAGAAGCACTCACCTTTCGCATCGGTCGTGAGTGTCTCCTGACGCCCTTTTTCGTTATACGACGCATAGAAGTAGAGGCGCAATTTCGCATTCACCACCGGCTGTCCGGTCGTTGCATTCACCACGGCATAGCGGATACGATTGCCGGGATGCTCTTCCGTCATGACATACAGGTCGCTCACGTAATAGAGTACCCGCTGTGTCTTGATGTCCTTATTGTCCGACGTAAACTCCACGAGATAGACTCCAACGGGCAGACCTTTCACCGTGAAAGAGTCGGTATTGATTTTATAGTCGGGTTGTCCGATGTATTTCCTTGTCTGCTGGATAACGCTGGGCTCTATGGCTTTCCGCTTGATTTCGTTATAAATCTTTTCATTGCCCATATTGTAGGTTGCACTTCCGTCCACATCTACGCGTGTCACCGTCAGCGTCAGCGAACCCAAGTTGCGCACACTTGTCACTTTGAACACACGCTCCCTGTCGGGTAGTGACACCATATCTCCCAACGACACGGAAAAATGGGGCTGCGTCAGTTGTTTCATCCTATTGCGCAGACTGTTCATGCGAGGCCATTCGCCCCATTTCATCAGCGCATAGTTGATATAGTTCACCTTGTCTTCTATCTTCACGTCCGGCGCTACAGACATGAAATCGTAGCGTGCCAATGCCACCTCGCCGGCGATGCGCATGTCGCCATAGACGTTCAGCAGCGAATCGAGTGCCCGTATATAAGCAGACTTGGCAACTTTTTTCTCGCTTGCCTTGCGGTTTTTCTTTGCCACACCCAACGCCGACAGACAGGCTGCCGTGCGCAAATCGGTCGTCCGGTAATAGTTGCTCAACGTCTCGTAGTCGCCTGCCTCCAAGCCTATCACATGCAAAAGGTCGTTTCCGAACCATTTGCTTTCCGTACGCTCTTCCACCAACGGCACATATTCCGCTGACTTATGCGCTGCGAGCAGTTCGGGATGCTCCATCGAGCGGCGAAAATATGCTTTCGACAACACGGCGCTACTGTCTGACAGTCCCGCGTTTTCCGCATAGACTTTTCCTAAGACCGACGCATAGACGGCTGCCAGCACATGGTCTTTCCCACGAACACGCAGCTCTACCTGCACCAACCGCTCCACCGCCGGCGCCAGCGAGTCGGGCGTGACCGAAGTCAGCACGCGCACATTCATCAGTTCTGCCTTGAGCAACTGTCCATACTCGCGCTCAGCACGCGCCTTGGATATAATCTTCCCCAACACTTCCATCTGTGTCTTGGGCAGATCTTTCTCTTCTGCATCTGCAACTTGCTTCCACAAGGTCGTGTAGTTATCTGCCGACAGTGAAAGCACAACCACACTCAGCATCGCCAATAGAAACAGGATTCTTTTCATAGCACAATTCTTTGCAGTTCAACTTATTCTGCAAAAGTAAGAAAAAAAAAGCATTCAACAAAAAAAGATAATGTAAAAGAAAAAATAAAACAGCTTTCATTTTGCAGTTCACACACTTAATCGTATCTTTGCAACAGTCATTTACTAACAAATTAAAGAACCATGAAACAAACACATCTTTTGCGCAAATGTGCTGCACTGATTATGCTGGCAGCACTCCCCTGCTCGCTTTCAGCACAGGAGCACCATTGCAAGAATGCCGAAAAGGCTGTCATCAACAACATCATGACGCGTACATCCGTCCGCCAATATCAGGACAAAGCCGTGGAGCAGGACAAGGTGGAAACCATGCTGCGGGCTGGAATGGCAGCGCCGACAGCTGTCAACAAGCAGCCGTGGCACTTCATTGTCGTCAACGACAAAGCCATCCTGGAGAAGATTGCGGAAATCAACCCTAACAAGCGCATGCTGAAAACGGCACCGCTCGGCATCATCGTTTGCGGAAACCTGGAGAAAGCACTCAGCGGCGACGCACAGCAATATTGGATTCAGGACACTTCGGCTGCCACGGAGAATATTCTCCTTGCCGCTCACGGATTGGGTCTGGGTGCCGTGTGGACAGCGCTCTTCCCCAACAAAAACCGCTACGAACCGCTGCGCGAACTGCTCGGAATCCCCGAACACATCATTCCGCTGAACATCATCATCATCGGCTATCCGGCTGAGTCGCCCACACCGAAAGACAAATGGAAACCTGAAAACGTGTCTTACAACAAATTTTAAAGCCGCGGACGGCGCAAGGTCTGTATCAGTCCGCGCACCGACAGGAACACAATGAAGGCGAGCCACAAAGCGTGGTTCGCCATTTTTGTTTTCAAAAGGAAATACAGACCGAAGAAAAGAACGGCAGCAAGGAGCATCGCCAACAGCATTCCGCGCGTTTCAGTCACGCCGATATAAACGCCGTCCCAGACAAACGCTGCCATTCCTGCCACGGGAATAAGCATCGCCCAAATCATATACGGACGGGAAGCCGCAAGCACCTCCCCGTCACTCGTCAGCAAACCGATGAACGACGTGCCCCCAAGGGCGTAACCAAGTGTGAACAACAGCATGACAACCGCTCCCCAACGGAACAACCGCGCGACGGTCGTGCGGTATGCCTGCGCATCACCGGCTCCCCAATACTTGCCAGCCAACGCCTCTCCGGCAAAGCCAAAGCCGTCCATCACGTATGAGAAGAGCATGAACAGTTGCATCAGCAACGTATTGACCGCCAACACCAACGCCCCCTGAGAGGCACCGGCGGAGAGGAAAAACAGATTCACAGCAACCAGACAGAGCGTGCGCACGAAAATGTCGCGGTTCACACGGAAGAACTCCCACATCGACCTGCCACGCAACTGACCACGCACCGCCAGATGTTTCCGGAGCTTGCCGTAGTGAACGGACAACAGCAGCAGTCCGACTGCCAAGCCCACATACTGTGCTATCACGGTTCCTAATGCCACGCCTGCCACATCCATCCCCGCGCCGAACACCAGCAACAGGCTCGCCACGATGTTCACCACATTCTGAAAGATAGAGACAAACATCGGGATACGCGTGTTCTGCATGCCGATATACCAACCCGAAAGACCATAGAGCGAAAGCATGGCGGGCGCACCCCACACGGCAATACGGTAATAGGTATCGACCAAAGGCAGCGCTTCGGCGGGCGGCTGAATCAAGAAATAGGCAAGCAGACGCAGGGGATGTTGAAGCAATAATATCAACAGCGCGACGAGCAACCCCACCGACAGCGACCGGCACAACACGCCCACCGCTTCACGCAAGTCACGCCTGCCACGCGCCTGAGCCGTCAGTCCGCTCGTGCCCATCCGCAGAAAGCCGAACACCCAGTAGATGACATTGAATATCATCGAGCCGATGGCTATCGCAGAGATATACACAGCATTGCCGATGTGACCGACTATCGCCACATCGACCAGCCCCAGCAACGGAACGGTCACGTTTGAAACAATGGCTGGCAACGCCAACTGAAATATCTGACGGTCGTAGTGATTCATCGCTGCAGAAAGCCCTGCACACGCCTGAACAGGCGAAGCGCAAGAGCAATGGTTATCAACTGCAAAGGTAACCATTTTTCAGAAAAAGGACACGTCTCGCACCACTTTTCACAAAAAAGCGTTATTTTTGTAGGTCAATCAACTAAAACCACAACGATTATGCTAAACATTGGAGACAAAGCCCCGGAAGTGCTGGGACGCAACGAGAAAGGTGAAGAAATCCGCCTGAGCGATTTCAAGGGAAAGAAAGTCGTGCTCTACTTCTATCCGAAGGACATGACACCGGGATGCACGCAACAGGCATGCAACCTGCGCGACAACCATCAGGCGCTGAAGAAGGCGGGCTACGAAGTGCTCGGAGTGAGCGTGGACGATGAGAAAAGACACCAGAACTTCATCGAGAAGCACGAACTGCCGTTCACACTCATCGCCGACACCGACCACCGGCTCACCGAACTGTTCGGCGCCTGGGGCGAGAAGTCCATGTACGGACGCAAATACATGGGCACCTTCCGCACCACTTTCATCATCGACGAAGAAGGAAAAATCGAGCGCATCATCCGACCGAAGGAAATCAAGGTGAAGGAACACGCCGCACAGATTCTCGGAAAATAGCGCAGAATCAGCAGCCATGACGATTGGAACCAGAGCCGGAAGCGGCTGCCCGAAAGCCCTTCCGTAAGCCGTCGTGTGCCCTTTCGTTACCCGTAAGCAGCCCCTTCGTTAACGCTAAGTGCAACTTTCATTAACCAAACTCGTACGAGATTGGTGACCAAAGTCGTACGAGATTGGTATGCAACTTCGTACGAGTTTGGTATGGAACTTCGTACGAGATTGGTTTAGAAAACCGTACGAGTTTGGTTAATGAAAGTTGCACTTAGCGTTAACCAAACGGCAGCGCAGGGCGAACAAACGGTGCCGAATCACAGGACTGTTCCCACTGCAACGCTTTTCCGAAGAGCGTTTCTGCCGACAAGGCGATATAGCAAAAAAAGTGCAAATATTTCACTCATTTGGCTGCAAATCCGGAATTTATTCGTAAATTTGCAATCGTATCTTTGAGCATGAACATCTCATGCGCTATCGCATCAACGAAACGAAAAACCTTAAATAACTATGATTAACAGACAATTATTACATCCGGAAAGCATCGTGGTCGTAGGCGGCTCGAACAATACGCAGAAGCCCGGCGGTGCTGTCGTACGCAACCTGATCAGCGGAAACTACAGCGGCACGCTCCGCATCGTCAACCCGAAGGAAGACGAGGTGCAGGGCATCAAAGTGTTCCACAGTGTAAACGAGATTCCACCGACGGACCTCGCCATCCTCGTCATCGCAGCCAAATTCTGTCCCGAAGCCGTGGAGACACTGGCAAGAGACAAGGGCGTGAAGGCATTCATCATCCTCTCGGCAGGCTTCGGCGAGGAGACCCACGAGGGCGCCGTGCTCGAACAGAAGATTCTCGACACCTGCGAGCAATACGGAGCGGCACTCATCGGACCGAACTGCATCGGACTGATGAACTCATGGCACCACTCCGTCTTCACCAAACCCATCCCGAAACTCAATCCGAAAGGCGCCGACTTCGTGTCAGGCTCAGGCGCCACAGCCGTGTTCATCCTCGAATCGGCTGTCACGAAGGGCTTGCAGTTCAACTCCGTGTGGAGCATCGGCAACGGCAAACAAATCGGTATCGAGTCGGTTCTTGAATACATGGACGAAAACTTCGACGCTGAGCGCGACTCACACGTGAAACTGCTCTACATCGAAAACATCTCCGACCCCGACAAACTGCTGCTGCACGCCAGCTCACTCATCCGCAAAGGATGCCGCATCGCAGCCATCAAAGCCGGCTCATCGGAGAGCGGCAGCCGCGCAGCCTCATCGCATACGGGTGCCATCGCATCGAGCGACAGTGCCGTGGAAGCACTCTTCCGCAAGGCGGGCATCGTGCGCTGTTTCTCACGCGAGGAACTGACGACCGTCGGATGTATCTTCACCCTGCCACGACTGACGGGCAGAAACTGCGCCATCGTGACACATGCAGGAGGTCCGGGCGTGATGCTGACCGATGCACTGTCGAAAGGCGGACTGAAAGTGCCTGCCATCAACGGACCCTTGGCTGACGAGCTGAAGAGCCAACTCTTTGCCGGCTCATCGACCGCCAACCCCATTGACATCCTCGCAACGGGCACACCCGAACACCTTGGCATCGCCATCGACTACTGCGAGAACAAGTTCGAGAACATCGACGCCATCATGGTCATCTTCGGAACACCGGGACTGGTGAAACTCTACGAGGCATACGACGTGCTGCACCAGAAGATTCTGGAATGCAAGAAGCCCATCTTCCCCATCCTGCCGAGCGTGAACACCGCCGGTCCGGAGGTAGCCGAGTTCCTCAGTCGCGGACACGTCAACTTCAGCGACGAGGTGACGCTCGCCACCGCCCTGACCCAAGTGATGCGCACACCGCAACCGGCACAGAGCGAAATCGAAAAACTGGGCGTGGACGTGCCGCGCATCCGCGAAATCATCGACGGCATCAACGAAAACGGATACATCGCTCCGAAACTGGTCAACCAACTGCTGGAATGTGCCGGCATCCCTACCGTGCCTGAGTTTGTGAGCAACAAGAAGGACGAAGTGTTGCACTTTGCTGAGCAATGCGGCTATCCCGTCGTGGCAAAAGTGGTGGGACCCGTACACAAAAGCGACGTGGGCGGCGTGACACTCGACATCAAGAGCGCCGAGCATCTTGCACTGGAGTTCGACCGCATGATGCAGATTCCAGACGCAACCGCCGTCATGGTGCAGAAGATGATCAAAGGCACGGAACTCTTCATCGGAGCCAAATACGAACCGCGCTTCGGACACGTGGTCCTCTGCGGACTGGGTGGCATCTTCGTCGAAGTGCTCAAAGACGTGTCAAGCGGTCTGGCACCGCTCTCGTTCGACGAGGCATACTCGATGATTCGCTCACTGCGCAGCTATAAAATAATAAAAGGTACGCGCGGACAGAAAGGTCTCAACGAGCAGAAATATGCAGAAATCATCGTCCGCCTCTCCGTACTCCTCCGCTTTGCAACGGAAATCAAGGAGATGGACATCAACCCGCTGCTCGCCGACGAGAACAGCGTGACAGCAGTGGATGCGCGCATCCTCGTAGAGAAATGACCCATCGGAGTTCTCTAAAAACAAAAAATCCCGCCTTTTGAGCGGGATTTTTTGTGCGTATTCCCATGATTGGAGCCCGTTAGCCCAAACCGAAGAGATGCGTATCAACCCGCACGAAACAAAACAACCAGCTTCCATACCGAGAAGGTACGGAAGCTGGTTGAAGGGGGAAAGAATTTTTTTCAGTAGGCTCTTTTTATTCCCCGACCTCTGCCTTGAAGGTAGAAGCAGGAAGTCCGGCTCCGTTCACCAGATTGCCATCAGAGAATGGTTTCCAACCGTAGCGGACGAAGTGGGGCTTTTTCACTTTTTCGGAGAAGACAATCACCGTTTCGCCTTCTATGCGCGCTTCTGCCGGATGATAAAGACCGTCGATGCCTGCCACTTCAAATGCTTTCAAGCGCCCGTCAGCAGCCGTCAAACCTGCCGAATGGTCGAAAGAAAGACGCAACATGTTTCCCTCCGACGAGACGCTCCTCAACTCAGGACTGTCGGAAAGCAGGTCGCATGAATAGCTGTGACGGAGTATCTGCCGGGCGAGACGCTCGCCTATCGGTCGCTTATTCTTATAATGTACGTCCAACGAATCGCCCACATCGGTGGTCACCGTCAGATAAGTGAATGGGCATTTTTCTGCCAACAGCCGCTGACTATTGCGGAACGAGGGCCACGACGGGCGGTTGAGAGACGACAGCTGCACCACATAGAAAGGGAGACGCTCCGCTGCGAAGAAGGTGCGCCAACTGTTTTCCAACAACGGGAACAACCGCTCATGAAGTTCGATGTTATGCGCATTCGACTCTCCCTGATACCACACGACACCCTTGACATTCATCCCTGTGAAAGGAAGCATGCCCGACTCGAACATGTAACAGGGCTCATAGGGATGACGCTGCAACTTGTCGGTCGTTTGTGCGATATTCTTCAGCGCCCGCTCACGAGCCCATTTCATGCCAAAATCTCCATGATACCAGTCGTAAAGTATCTGCGGAAACTCCCACTCCAACGTCTTTCGGTCAATCCACGACTCGGTCGTCGTGCCTCCGACGGCATTGCAAATGATGCCGACAGGGATTTGCAGACTATCTGCCAAGACGCGCCCGAGATGGTATGCGATGGAAGAGAAATTTGCCACTGCGCGCCCGTCAGCCTCCTGCCAGCGCACCGGTGCAAACAAACGGAGATGGTTCACTGAATCGAGCACCGCCCGCTCCCACTCCACATTGTCCGTCGGATAGCGCGTCCGCATGTTAAATATATGCAGGTTCCGCGCCTTCGAAGCATTCGTTATATCCTCCTGAGCCGTTGCTGTCTGTGAGACAGGAAGTTCCATGTTCGACTGCCCCGAACAGAACCACACATCACCGACAAACAGCGAGTCGATCACCACTTTCTGTTTTTTCGTGGATACGGTCAACTTATATGGACCTCCTGCAGGTAAGCATTTACGCACATCGCTCCATTCGCCGTCAGCTCCAGCCACCACATCAGATGTCTTGCCACCGAACGCAATGCGCACTTTCTCCCCACGATTGGCTTTCCCGTGGAAACGGAGCAAGTCGCCACGTTGCAACACCATCCCGTTACCATAATATGCCGGCAACTGCAAGCCTCCGAAATCGCCTGTCAGACGGCAATAGACCGTCTCGGCAATGATGCGCGCCCCTTCTGCATTGGGATGGAGCGCATCGGGAAACAATTCGGGACGGGTATAGAGCGGGGCGTGAAGGTCTATGCACTCCACCTCTGCAGCATGCGCCACCCGACCGATAGCCTCCTGAATCTGCGCATGCCAGTCACGGGTTCCGCTCTGGAAACGCGAATGGCGATGACCGATTGGTGTCATGCGACATATCCACACCTTCACTTTCGGATTGGCAGAACGGAAGGCATCAATCAGCCGACAGTAGTCTTGAATGAAGTCGTCCCCGTAATTTGGCCAATTGCGCGGGTCGGTATCGTTCAATCCAAGGTGGATGATAACCCAATCGGGGCGGAATGCCAAGGCGTCGGCGTAAGCCTGTTGCTCA from the Prevotella sp. Rep29 genome contains:
- a CDS encoding alpha-2-macroglobulin is translated as MKRILFLLAMLSVVVLSLSADNYTTLWKQVADAEEKDLPKTQMEVLGKIISKARAEREYGQLLKAELMNVRVLTSVTPDSLAPAVERLVQVELRVRGKDHVLAAVYASVLGKVYAENAGLSDSSAVLSKAYFRRSMEHPELLAAHKSAEYVPLVEERTESKWFGNDLLHVIGLEAGDYETLSNYYRTTDLRTAACLSALGVAKKNRKASEKKVAKSAYIRALDSLLNVYGDMRIAGEVALARYDFMSVAPDVKIEDKVNYINYALMKWGEWPRMNSLRNRMKQLTQPHFSVSLGDMVSLPDRERVFKVTSVRNLGSLTLTVTRVDVDGSATYNMGNEKIYNEIKRKAIEPSVIQQTRKYIGQPDYKINTDSFTVKGLPVGVYLVEFTSDNKDIKTQRVLYYVSDLYVMTEEHPGNRIRYAVVNATTGQPVVNAKLRLYFYASYNEKGRQETLTTDAKGECFYTYEKTKPYQVWAYTEQDKSCPNSALRSHYSYYTDKSVHTDGWVFTDRAIYRPGQTVHAGFILHKRYPDNTMPVVAGQNVVLTLRDANYKEVEKKTVTTDEFGTASCDFVLPQSGLTGAFTIQAYGYGSASFNVEEYKRPTFMVEFPEVNERYAVGDTVVVTAFAKTYSGVPVQGAKVKYKVDRREAFWWWRYGNHDTDSEVLVEGETLTDNDGAFKVEIPMILSEEDMEEMDDADGKPTYIKQPRFYSFTVSADVTDVGGETHRGTMTLPLGTKPTAFSCNLPEKIEKDSPKTLHFSYCNAAGKEIPGDVRYYIDRSSHVYRAKANELVNISGIIRSLSSGQHTLKAICGTDTIEEKFVLFSMADKRPCIETHEWFYAPETEFRRDGKPVYVQVGSSDKDVHVFYSVIAGDKVLESGAFNLSNAIHTQQLTYKEEYGDGVLLNYAWVKEGKMYTHDVTIRKPLPNKRLTLKWNTFRDRLTPGQQEEWNLSITKPDGKPADAQLMAVLYDKSLDDIRSHGWGFYPSMRQFTARTFWQGISFSYLSVQGAANYRSLNVNGLYFSSFDSSLFSFYSSFRKMYGSRVSGLRARGVDVRDEMSIEPMAAKMASAGDDSMVLYDVVSADNSAASDNEEETHQANNQEQVRENLNETAFFFPALRTDEQGNVVLRFTLPESVTTWKFMGLAHDKDVNYGLLTAEAIAKKDVMIQPNMPRFLRSGDKATIAAKLFNTSEKALSGTAKLELINPENEEICYTQSLPFNVEAGETAGILFDIPPSDAAPIYICKVTATGKTFSDGEQHYLPVLPDKELVTNTYPFTQHEPGIKTIDLTRLFAVKDKSNKLTVEYTNNPAWLMIQALPTYSATSEENAISQTVSYYVNSIGAHIMQAAPHIKTVVNHWRNETGEEQSLMSALEKNQELKALVLNETPWVLDADKESSQKRSLVKFFDETTIKMRLSSSLEKMNALQNGDGSWSWWKGMKGSIYMTTAVSEMLVRLNKMVGKQQDTQKMLTNAFRYMDSWLVDEYKEMKKDEKKYGIKHVRPSETAVRILYMYAIDGRPHSSKTATAIQYMVSLLASRTTEMTIYGKATAALILAKNGQQKKAAEYMKSIKEYTVATEELGRYFDTPKAHYSWYDYRIPTQVAAIEALKELQASDVQTVEEMQRWLLQEKRTQSWSTPINSVNAVYAFLDGNMDRLDEQAPAVLKLNGEPLELPQATAGLGYVKTAVTGNDMQTFTVEKTSTGTSWGAVYAQFMQKATDVTAASSGLTVTRELLHENRPLKVGDRVTVRITIKAERDYDFVQVTDKRAACLEPLRQLSGYHWGYYIAPKDYATNYYFDRMAKGTHVVETEYYVDRVGTYETGTCVVQCAYAPEYSARAKAQTLEIK
- a CDS encoding nitroreductase family protein — its product is MKQTHLLRKCAALIMLAALPCSLSAQEHHCKNAEKAVINNIMTRTSVRQYQDKAVEQDKVETMLRAGMAAPTAVNKQPWHFIVVNDKAILEKIAEINPNKRMLKTAPLGIIVCGNLEKALSGDAQQYWIQDTSAATENILLAAHGLGLGAVWTALFPNKNRYEPLRELLGIPEHIIPLNIIIIGYPAESPTPKDKWKPENVSYNKF
- a CDS encoding MATE family efflux transporter → MNHYDRQIFQLALPAIVSNVTVPLLGLVDVAIVGHIGNAVYISAIAIGSMIFNVIYWVFGFLRMGTSGLTAQARGRRDLREAVGVLCRSLSVGLLVALLILLLQHPLRLLAYFLIQPPAEALPLVDTYYRIAVWGAPAMLSLYGLSGWYIGMQNTRIPMFVSIFQNVVNIVASLLLVFGAGMDVAGVALGTVIAQYVGLAVGLLLLSVHYGKLRKHLAVRGQLRGRSMWEFFRVNRDIFVRTLCLVAVNLFFLSAGASQGALVLAVNTLLMQLFMLFSYVMDGFGFAGEALAGKYWGAGDAQAYRTTVARLFRWGAVVMLLFTLGYALGGTSFIGLLTSDGEVLAASRPYMIWAMLIPVAGMAAFVWDGVYIGVTETRGMLLAMLLAAVLFFGLYFLLKTKMANHALWLAFIVFLSVRGLIQTLRRPRL
- the bcp gene encoding thioredoxin-dependent thiol peroxidase — protein: MLNIGDKAPEVLGRNEKGEEIRLSDFKGKKVVLYFYPKDMTPGCTQQACNLRDNHQALKKAGYEVLGVSVDDEKRHQNFIEKHELPFTLIADTDHRLTELFGAWGEKSMYGRKYMGTFRTTFIIDEEGKIERIIRPKEIKVKEHAAQILGK
- a CDS encoding acetate--CoA ligase family protein — translated: MINRQLLHPESIVVVGGSNNTQKPGGAVVRNLISGNYSGTLRIVNPKEDEVQGIKVFHSVNEIPPTDLAILVIAAKFCPEAVETLARDKGVKAFIILSAGFGEETHEGAVLEQKILDTCEQYGAALIGPNCIGLMNSWHHSVFTKPIPKLNPKGADFVSGSGATAVFILESAVTKGLQFNSVWSIGNGKQIGIESVLEYMDENFDAERDSHVKLLYIENISDPDKLLLHASSLIRKGCRIAAIKAGSSESGSRAASSHTGAIASSDSAVEALFRKAGIVRCFSREELTTVGCIFTLPRLTGRNCAIVTHAGGPGVMLTDALSKGGLKVPAINGPLADELKSQLFAGSSTANPIDILATGTPEHLGIAIDYCENKFENIDAIMVIFGTPGLVKLYEAYDVLHQKILECKKPIFPILPSVNTAGPEVAEFLSRGHVNFSDEVTLATALTQVMRTPQPAQSEIEKLGVDVPRIREIIDGINENGYIAPKLVNQLLECAGIPTVPEFVSNKKDEVLHFAEQCGYPVVAKVVGPVHKSDVGGVTLDIKSAEHLALEFDRMMQIPDATAVMVQKMIKGTELFIGAKYEPRFGHVVLCGLGGIFVEVLKDVSSGLAPLSFDEAYSMIRSLRSYKIIKGTRGQKGLNEQKYAEIIVRLSVLLRFATEIKEMDINPLLADENSVTAVDARILVEK
- a CDS encoding GDSL-type esterase/lipase family protein — protein: MRGGMRRWLFLFCCLFVLGSYAKVPLRVACVGNSVTYGYGLAERETQAYPVVLQQLLGSGFDVRNFGHSGSTLLSKGHRPYIEQQAYADALAFRPDWVIIHLGLNDTDPRNWPNYGDDFIQDYCRLIDAFRSANPKVKVWICRMTPIGHRHSRFQSGTRDWHAQIQEAIGRVAHAAEVECIDLHAPLYTRPELFPDALHPNAEGARIIAETVYCRLTGDFGGLQLPAYYGNGMVLQRGDLLRFHGKANRGEKVRIAFGGKTSDVVAGADGEWSDVRKCLPAGGPYKLTVSTKKQKVVIDSLFVGDVWFCSGQSNMELPVSQTATAQEDITNASKARNLHIFNMRTRYPTDNVEWERAVLDSVNHLRLFAPVRWQEADGRAVANFSSIAYHLGRVLADSLQIPVGIICNAVGGTTTESWIDRKTLEWEFPQILYDWYHGDFGMKWARERALKNIAQTTDKLQRHPYEPCYMFESGMLPFTGMNVKGVVWYQGESNAHNIELHERLFPLLENSWRTFFAAERLPFYVVQLSSLNRPSWPSFRNSQRLLAEKCPFTYLTVTTDVGDSLDVHYKNKRPIGERLARQILRHSYSCDLLSDSPELRSVSSEGNMLRLSFDHSAGLTAADGRLKAFEVAGIDGLYHPAEARIEGETVIVFSEKVKKPHFVRYGWKPFSDGNLVNGAGLPASTFKAEVGE